A section of the Streptomyces sp. CG1 genome encodes:
- the pepN gene encoding aminopeptidase N yields the protein MPGENLSRDEARERAALLSVDGYDVSLDLRSAVIGDGDSKGGAPRTFRSVTTIRFRCNEPGASSFADLIAPSVTSVSLNGRDLDPGQVFDGARIALEDLAAENELVVDAQCAYSRTGEGLHRFVDPEDGEVYLYTQYEPADSRRVFANFEQPDLKAPYRFEVRAPEGWTVWSNGAGERADGVWKFAETKPISTYITCVVAGPYHYVTDSYTRTFEDGTKLEIPLGALCRKGLAPHFDADDVFLVTKQGLDFFHDHFDYPYPFGKYDQAFVPEYNLGAMENPGLVTFREEYIFRGKVTQASYEARANVILHEMAHMWFGDLVTMEWWDDLWLKESFADFMGTFGAVGATRFTDAWITFANRRKAWAYRADQLPSTHPVTADIHDLEDAKLNFDGITYAKGASVLKQLVAYVGQDAFLEGARRYFKRHAYGNTRLGDLLSVLGETSGRDMSAWARAWLQTAGVNSLTPQVLLDPAGEVAELAVVQEAPESHPEERPHRVAVGLYRRTPEGALERYARVETDVEGPRTVVAELAGAEAPELVLVNDDDLTYCKIRFDDTSLATLRGHLGALTDPLARALCWSALWNMTRDALLPARDFVDLVLRFAGRESDIGVLQMLHAWANSALEYYAAPQWRETGAELLAEGALRELRTAEPGSEHQLAWARFFATVAFAEPDLKLLTDLLDGTSAIDGLEVDQELRWAFLEPLAAHGAADESALAAELARDDTASGKRHQVRCLAARPSAAVKAQAWAQVVESEALSNALVEATIAGFGQPSQRELTAPYAQKYFAAIERVWRERSIQIGMDVVRGLFPALQDRPETLQATDAWLAEHRDAAPALRRLVLEARDDLARALRAQACDAAAIAG from the coding sequence GTGCCCGGTGAGAATCTGTCCCGCGACGAGGCCCGGGAGCGGGCCGCCCTGCTGTCCGTCGACGGGTACGACGTGTCCCTGGACCTCAGGTCCGCCGTCATCGGCGACGGGGACTCCAAGGGCGGGGCGCCGCGCACGTTCCGCTCGGTGACCACGATCCGCTTCCGCTGCAACGAGCCGGGCGCGTCGAGCTTCGCCGACCTGATCGCCCCGAGCGTGACCTCCGTGTCGCTCAACGGCCGGGACCTGGACCCGGGCCAGGTCTTCGACGGCGCGCGGATCGCGCTGGAGGACCTGGCCGCGGAGAACGAGCTGGTGGTGGACGCGCAGTGCGCCTACTCGCGCACCGGCGAGGGCCTGCACCGCTTCGTCGACCCCGAGGACGGTGAGGTCTACCTCTACACGCAGTACGAGCCGGCCGACTCCCGGCGCGTCTTCGCGAACTTCGAGCAGCCGGACCTGAAGGCGCCCTACCGCTTCGAGGTGCGCGCACCCGAGGGCTGGACGGTGTGGAGCAACGGCGCGGGCGAACGGGCCGACGGCGTATGGAAGTTCGCGGAGACCAAGCCGATCTCGACGTACATCACCTGCGTGGTGGCGGGCCCGTACCACTACGTGACCGACTCCTACACCCGCACCTTCGAGGACGGCACCAAGCTGGAGATCCCGCTCGGTGCGCTGTGCCGCAAGGGGCTCGCCCCGCACTTCGACGCGGACGACGTCTTCCTGGTCACCAAGCAGGGCCTGGACTTCTTCCACGACCACTTCGACTACCCGTATCCGTTCGGGAAGTACGACCAGGCGTTCGTGCCCGAGTACAACCTGGGCGCGATGGAGAACCCGGGTCTGGTGACCTTCCGCGAGGAGTACATCTTCCGCGGCAAGGTGACGCAGGCGTCGTACGAGGCGCGGGCCAACGTCATCCTGCACGAGATGGCGCACATGTGGTTCGGCGACCTGGTCACCATGGAGTGGTGGGACGACCTGTGGCTGAAGGAGTCCTTCGCGGACTTCATGGGCACGTTCGGAGCCGTCGGCGCGACCCGCTTCACCGACGCCTGGATCACCTTCGCCAACCGCCGCAAGGCCTGGGCGTACCGCGCGGACCAGCTGCCCTCCACGCATCCGGTCACGGCGGACATCCATGACCTGGAGGACGCCAAGCTGAACTTCGACGGCATCACGTACGCCAAGGGCGCCTCGGTGCTCAAGCAGCTGGTGGCGTACGTCGGCCAGGACGCGTTCCTGGAGGGCGCCCGCCGCTACTTCAAGCGGCACGCGTACGGCAACACACGCCTCGGCGACCTGCTGTCGGTGCTGGGCGAGACCAGCGGCCGGGACATGTCCGCGTGGGCGCGCGCGTGGCTGCAGACGGCCGGGGTCAACTCGCTGACGCCGCAGGTGCTGCTGGACCCGGCGGGCGAGGTGGCCGAGCTGGCGGTGGTGCAGGAGGCCCCGGAATCGCATCCCGAGGAGCGCCCGCACCGGGTCGCCGTGGGCCTGTACCGCCGTACGCCCGAGGGTGCGCTGGAGCGGTACGCGCGCGTGGAGACGGACGTCGAGGGTCCGCGTACGGTCGTGGCGGAGCTGGCCGGTGCCGAGGCCCCGGAGCTGGTGCTGGTCAACGACGACGACCTGACGTACTGCAAGATCCGCTTCGACGACACCTCGCTGGCCACCCTGCGCGGGCACCTGGGCGCGCTGACCGACCCGCTGGCCCGTGCCCTGTGCTGGTCGGCGCTGTGGAACATGACCCGGGACGCGCTGCTGCCGGCGCGGGACTTCGTCGATCTGGTGCTGCGGTTCGCGGGCCGCGAGTCCGACATCGGTGTGCTGCAGATGCTGCACGCGTGGGCGAACTCGGCGCTGGAGTACTACGCCGCCCCGCAGTGGCGGGAGACCGGCGCCGAGCTGCTGGCGGAGGGTGCGCTGCGGGAGCTGCGGACGGCCGAGCCGGGCAGCGAGCACCAGCTGGCCTGGGCGCGGTTCTTCGCGACCGTCGCCTTCGCCGAGCCGGACCTGAAGCTGCTGACGGACCTGCTGGACGGCACATCGGCGATCGACGGACTGGAGGTGGACCAGGAGTTGCGCTGGGCGTTCCTGGAACCGCTGGCGGCACACGGCGCGGCCGACGAGTCCGCGCTGGCGGCGGAGCTGGCCCGCGACGACACGGCGTCCGGCAAGCGGCACCAGGTCCGCTGCCTGGCGGCGCGCCCGTCGGCGGCGGTCAAGGCGCAGGCGTGGGCGCAGGTGGTGGAGTCCGAGGCGCTGTCGAACGCGCTGGTGGAGGCGACGATCGCGGGCTTCGGGCAGCCCTCGCAGCGGGAGCTGACCGCGCCGTACGCGCAGAAGTACTTCGCGGCGATCGAGCGGGTGTGGCGGGAGCGGTCGATCCAGATCGGCATGGATGTCGTACGGGGCCTGTTCCCGGCGCTGCAGGACCGCCCGGAGACGCTCCAGGCGACGGACGCGTGGCTGGCGGAGCACCGGGACGCGGCGCCGGCGCTGCGCCGGCTGGTGCTGGAGGCGCGGGACGATCTGGCGCGGGCGCTGCGCGCACAGGCGTGCGACGCGGCGGCGATCGCCGGCTGA